In the Uranotaenia lowii strain MFRU-FL chromosome 1, ASM2978415v1, whole genome shotgun sequence genome, AACCTTTGACATTCAtaaaaacatctgaaaaaaatgctaaaattttgcGCTGGCGCTTAGAACTCGAAAATTATGACTTCACTGTCAAATACAGAGAAGGAAAATCGAATGTGGTTGCTGATGCTTTAAGCAGACTACCAATTGACATTAACCTGAATTCAAATGAAGACGCAACtgaatcagaagaggacgacGATGAAACCGTCCATTCGGCTGACACTTCGGATgattatttcataaattcaacTGAGCGTCCACTGAACTATTAtagaaatcaagtaatttttagaTATGGTACTCATAACATAGAGTCTATCACATACCCATTCGTAAATTATCGCAGAACGATAATAGCCATGCAAAACTACGATGAAGCATCTATAAcagagtttataaaaaaataccataatGGCAAACAGATGGCAATTCTCGCCCCAGAAAACCTTATTAACCTTATCCAAATTTGCTATAAGAATCATTTCAGCCAATCCGGATACTTCGTTTTAGCCCATCATCAAGTAGAAGATGTCACCATAGAAGCAAGGCAATGCACAATCATCTCCCAAGAACACGACCGTGCACACCGAGGAGTAACTGAAGTAGTTAACCAGCTACAGCGAGCATACTTTTTCCCACGTATGCATAGCAAGGTTAAAGCTATCATCAACTCATGTGTCATATGTAATCGACACAAATATGAAAGAAAGCCTTTTAATATCAAAGTCAGCCCTAGACCAATAACAAACAAACCCTTTCAAAGAATCCATATGGATATTTTTATTATCGACAGGTGTAGTTTTCTCTCATTAGTAgattctttttcaaaacacttGCAAATGATCTACCTCAAGTCAAAAAACCTAACAGACGTTCAAAAAGCCTTAGGAAAATACATATCTTTGTTTGGCGTTCCAGAAACAATTATCACAGATCATGAaacaacatttttgtcaattcaatttaaaaactttttagctAGCCTCGGCACAAGATTAGAATACGCTTCTTGTTCAGAGACCAACGGTCAAGTAGAAAGAACGCACTCCACaataatcgaaattttcaatacaaataaaCACAAATACTCAGGAATGAATACAAAATCAATAACCAAACTTTCCGTTGCTTTGTATAATGACTCTGTCCACtcaacaacaaaattcaaacccaATGAATTAATcttcaatcaaaataatatcAGTGAACCCGCACGAATTATAGCAGATGCTCAAAGATTGTTTCTAGAAGCTAGGAAGAACATTCAAAACTCTCAAGAGAAAATCTTAAGGAGAAATTCTAACAAAGAAGAACCCCCTATTTTAACAGAAGGTGATAACGTTTACGTTATTCCAAATATTAGAACGAAAACCCAACCTAGAGCAAAAGAAACTAAAGCATtacatatttcagaaaaaacgtttaaaaatcctAAAGGTATAAAAAGACataagagaaaaatcaaacgcCCAAAAAAGCAGCAATAACAGTAAttcattctaaattttcttcttttcaatcTTTTCCTCTCTCCCTCAGTGCAAAATGTTAATTCACCTTATATATTGCATTACATTGCTAAAAATTATACACACGCAAGAATTAGAAATTACAAATCTGTATGAAAATCCTATCCTTTTAATAAAAACCgacaaatgtaaaattcaaacaGGGGTAATAAAAATTGTGCACCCCATTAATCTAACAGATATTGAAATAACAATTCAACTACTATCGAACAttgcatataaaaaaatacaagactCTGATCCATTAACGGtaataattaaacaaaaagttaaacaaCTATACAAtaacttttatcaaattaagCCGTCGAAAAGAGTGAAGCGATGGGACATCATCGGAACAACCTGGAAATGGATTTCGGGCAGCCCGGACGCGGAGGACCTCAGGATCATCAACGGATCGCTGAACCACCTTGTCAGCGAAAACAATCAACAAGTCAAAATCAACAATCAGATCAACGATCGCATTCTCCAATTAACGAACTCGATCAACACAATTGCAGTCAACTCCCAGGTCAACAAAATACTCCTTAATGAAATCGACATCATAACCACCATCGTGAACATAGACACTTTGAACAAACTACTAACTGATATCCAGGATGCAATACTTCTATCGAAAACTCTCACGGCGAATAGCAGAATTCTGTCAATGGCAGAATTACATCTCATCTATACACTACTTGAAGAACAAGGAGTCTACTCTGATCTACCAGAAGAAGCGATGAACTACGTCACTCCAAAGATAGCAACCACTCAAGACACCCTTCTGTACATCCTACAGGTACCACAACTATCACCAAAAGAGTCATCGATTTTTCGGTTGTTCCCGCTAAACAATTTCAATACGGTAATCAAAAATTGTCCCAACTACATCATCAAACACGGGAAAGAGTTATTTCTTACAACAGAACCATTGCAGTACGTAcagcaatcatcattcatccaGCCCTTCTCCGATGAATGCATTTTACCTATGATCATGGGCACCAAAACCCATTGCGAAACCATCAGTGATAACAAAACAAAGACAACATTTGTCTCAGAAAACTCCGTTCTCATTACCAACGCCAAAAATGACCTATTGTCAACAAATTGTGGTCCCGACAACAGAACTGTGAGCGGAAATTTATTGGTTTCATTCATCAACTGTACGATCAGCTTCAACCAACAAAACTTTACATCCAAAGAATTGAGGATGAAAGCAGAAATTTTGCAAGGATCTTTTCATAACCTAATCGTGGAGAGAAAACTTGCAAATGTTCCCGATATAAAGATAATCAACAACAACACAATCCAGAATCGACAGAAACTGGATCACATCTACCTCAAACagtacaaaaatgatgtttggaACTGGAGCTTATTCGGAGGCCTTTCGCTATCGACCATTTCAGCTATCATCATTTTCACGTTCATGTTAACTTTCTACAAAGACTTATCCAACAGACTCTCTAAAAGGACACGCCATAGAAGATGTAAAATTGCAGCAAAGAATTCAAGTGTCGAGGACGCCACTTTTTCACCCCCCGGAGGAGTTACGGTAGAACCCGACCAAGTATAGATCACCTGACGTGGAGACATGCCAGCCATCAGCAGCGCACCTGCGAGACTGCAAGCTCAGCAGTTAATCACCATAAAAGGCCTTGCCGTCCACATGCTCGCTCTCTTGGACCTCGACCTTCATAGTGAAAACATTGTGTAGTGATTATTGTTAAGGTAAAAGTGTGTAATGGACaaataaagctttttaaaaaaagcaaaccaGGACTCCATCCTGTAattatagatttatttttttcttacctgtttttcaatcagcacttttcagtgctaaaattattttcattttatttaattcatatttttctcttttcttcccagcatggggaagtcatcggccggctcaagagccGGTAGAAAGCaaattgccgaaactaattcaggtccatcgcccaaaaaagttgaaatttccaattcattcgatgtccttcataacatcggtgatgagaaagtattcatatttaattctgataagagtactaagaaacctccttcttcttatactcttaaaaacgaaaaagttCCACCAGTTACGGTAAcaattcctgacttcaatgcctttcggaaagaaatcgtcacttccgtcaaggatgtgaagatttcttttcagatcggtcgaaggggaactgctcgtatattggcggaatctttcaatgattttcaaaaatttttaaattatttgaataataaaaaacatcaatttttacttacgacactagaagtgatcgtccatttaaagttgtacttcgtggtctcaccggcgatcagacaccggatgagatcacaactgaattaaattctttgttaggtttttctataattcaagtaattcaaatgagtgTTCaaagtagtgttggttttgctcctgagctttatttgatccattttaaaaaggatcaagttcataatttgcaaattcttgaaaaggcccgttttatgtttcaatgtcgagtcaaattcgaactttttcgaaaatcttcaaccaatttccttcaaaatattacgcaatgtcgtcgttgtcaagcttttagtcacggcactaaaaattttagaatgaatgccagatgcatgctttgcggctcattcgatcatgaaaaatctaaacgcctttttggtggtgataaaccacaaacagaatttttcaagtgtgcgaattgcgcaggtaatcattcctcgaattctctagactgacccgttagggcaaaaattattgcttctaggaaaaattccaaagttgtcagaaaattttcttctcctccttcctgtttttcgtcttcacacgtcaggccggcaaacaacctgcctgttcgcggtcatcctcggtctacattggaatcacggctgggtaatacccgaaatgattttaatattacctgtgctgattctgcgccccagactcgttgtttatcgttctcagaggtggttgaaaatg is a window encoding:
- the LOC129739722 gene encoding uncharacterized protein LOC129739722 — translated: MLIHLIYCITLLKIIHTQELEITNLYENPILLIKTDKCKIQTGVIKIVHPINLTDIEITIQLLSNIAYKKIQDSDPLTVIIKQKVKQLYNNFYQIKPSKRVKRWDIIGTTWKWISGSPDAEDLRIINGSLNHLVSENNQQVKINNQINDRILQLTNSINTIAVNSQVNKILLNEIDIITTIVNIDTLNKLLTDIQDAILLSKTLTANSRILSMAELHLIYTLLEEQGVYSDLPEEAMNYVTPKIATTQDTLLYILQVPQLSPKESSIFRLFPLNNFNTVIKNCPNYIIKHGKELFLTTEPLQYVQQSSFIQPFSDECILPMIMGTKTHCETISDNKTKTTFVSENSVLITNAKNDLLSTNCGPDNRTVSGNLLVSFINCTISFNQQNFTSKELRMKAEILQGSFHNLIVERKLANVPDIKIINNNTIQNRQKLDHIYLKQYKNDVWNWSLFGGLSLSTISAIIIFTFMLTFYKDLSNRLSKRTRHRRCKIAAKNSSVEDATFSPPGGVTVEPDQV